In Mytilus edulis chromosome 3, xbMytEdul2.2, whole genome shotgun sequence, the genomic window GTACCATGTCCTGTTACTTGCTATCCTTTGAGACTTCAGCCTGGACAGGATATTAAAGAATCACTTGTCAGCTTTGTGAATAAGAATAAATTGAATGCAGCATTTATAATGACTTGTGTGGGCAGTGTTACACATGCATCTCTACGGATGTCAGATAGCAAGACGGTATATACCTGTTTAAATTACGTAATATCACAAGTGCTACTTATAATGTCTTTCCCGAATACGTCATTAATCACTTAGAGTGCCCACTTTAGATTTATGAaaatagaaatgtttttttttaaacgaattaTCAAACAGTTTAGTTTTGAAATATGTATAtaaccatttttttaaaacttatttgttACATTTAGAACGATTTCTCTCGAAGAGTTTGTTATATAATTTTCGGACTGAAAAACTCATTTCTTATGTTTTACAACTTGCTTATGATTTAAACTTGATCTAATATGTTACAGGTAAAGGAATATAAAGGTAACTTTGAAATCGTTTCTTTGGTTGGGACGCTTTCTGCAGGCGGCCATCTGCACGCAAGCCTAAGTGACAAAGACGGTAACGTATTCGGTGGCC contains:
- the LOC139517010 gene encoding bifunctional protein GlmU-like → MDPVIPCVPCPVTCYPLRLQPGQDIKESLVSFVNKNKLNAAFIMTCVGSVTHASLRMSDSKTVKEYKGNFEIVSLVGTLSAGGHLHASLSDKDGNVFGGHVMGNLIVYTTAEIMVGECSGASFSREHDTRTGFKELLIEKPTQEG